Proteins encoded together in one Luteimonas fraxinea window:
- a CDS encoding phasin family protein: MATFKKTAKKATKKSAPRSRPAKGDAASGEALSKSISESAQQIWLAGVGAFGRAQAEGTRLFDGLMKEGAGLEKTARAYANTRAGTVRNAVETGVGQTRDRAADTWDRLEKVFEDRVQRALVKLGVPGRDDVQSLSKRVDALTAALQARKSAPARKATKAPAKKASAKKAPAKKAAPRKAATKTAKTPAKRAAKKVANAG, encoded by the coding sequence ATGGCCACGTTCAAGAAGACCGCGAAGAAAGCCACCAAGAAGTCCGCACCGCGTTCCAGGCCCGCCAAGGGCGATGCCGCCAGCGGCGAAGCACTGTCGAAGTCGATCAGCGAATCCGCGCAGCAGATCTGGCTGGCCGGCGTCGGCGCGTTCGGTCGCGCGCAGGCCGAAGGTACGCGCCTGTTCGATGGCCTGATGAAGGAAGGCGCGGGTCTGGAGAAGACCGCGCGCGCCTACGCGAATACGCGTGCGGGCACGGTGCGCAACGCGGTGGAGACCGGCGTCGGCCAGACCCGCGATCGCGCGGCTGACACCTGGGATCGTCTCGAGAAGGTGTTCGAGGACCGCGTGCAGCGTGCGCTGGTCAAGCTCGGCGTGCCGGGCCGTGACGATGTGCAGTCGCTCAGCAAGCGCGTCGATGCATTGACCGCGGCGTTGCAGGCCAGGAAGTCCGCGCCGGCTCGCAAGGCGACAAAGGCACCCGCGAAGAAAGCGTCCGCCAAGAAGGCCCCTGCGAAGAAGGCAGCACCGCGCAAGGCGGCCACGAAGACGGCGAAGACGCCGGCCAAGCGCGCGGCGAAGAAGGTGGCGAACGCGGGCTGA
- a CDS encoding patatin-like phospholipase family protein — protein MLSLHPARHRRPRASTRAPKIGLAIAGGGPIGGMYELGALRALDEALDGLDLTRLDSYVGISSGAFLAAGLANRLDVEEMCRAFITGDSDDLEFRAEDFLRPAFGEYARRIAGLPRLAMDWSRGLLPGATRAALFGGVVPTGVFDNRGVERFLAEVFSRRGRSNDFRALDAALHVVAVDLDSGEAALFGSGDLANVPISRAVQASAALPGLYPPVRIGGRDYVDGALRRTMHASVLLERDIDLMLGLNPLVPYTDRPAGTARRKRRSRPLTDGGLPAVLSQTFRTLLQSRMQVGLAKYAQQYPDVDQLVFEPGDGASELFFLNAFSFSTRHRVCALGYRQTLDDLRNRAAELEPVLGAHGIGLRPEILADVDRTLLDGLPPRRTRRTETTARLHRALDDVERLIDTPPR, from the coding sequence ATGCTGTCGTTGCATCCCGCCCGGCACCGTCGCCCCCGCGCCTCGACGCGCGCACCGAAGATCGGCCTCGCCATCGCCGGCGGTGGGCCGATCGGCGGCATGTACGAACTCGGCGCGCTGCGTGCTCTCGACGAGGCGCTCGACGGTCTCGATCTGACCCGGCTCGACAGCTACGTGGGCATCAGCAGCGGCGCGTTTCTCGCTGCGGGTCTGGCCAACCGGCTCGATGTCGAGGAAATGTGCCGCGCCTTTATCACCGGCGACAGCGACGATCTGGAATTCCGCGCCGAAGACTTCCTGCGGCCCGCGTTCGGCGAATATGCACGCCGCATCGCCGGCCTGCCCCGTCTGGCGATGGACTGGAGCCGCGGTCTGCTGCCCGGCGCCACGCGCGCCGCGCTGTTCGGCGGCGTGGTGCCGACCGGCGTGTTCGACAACCGCGGCGTCGAGCGTTTCCTCGCCGAAGTGTTCTCGCGGCGCGGCCGCAGCAACGATTTCCGTGCGCTCGACGCGGCGTTGCATGTGGTCGCGGTCGATCTCGACAGTGGCGAAGCTGCGCTGTTCGGCAGCGGCGATCTGGCCAACGTGCCGATCTCGCGCGCCGTGCAGGCCAGCGCTGCCCTGCCCGGCCTGTACCCGCCGGTGCGCATCGGCGGCCGCGACTACGTCGATGGCGCGCTGCGCCGCACGATGCATGCGTCGGTGCTGCTGGAACGCGACATCGATCTGATGCTGGGCCTCAACCCGCTGGTGCCCTACACCGATCGCCCGGCGGGTACCGCGCGACGCAAGCGCCGCAGCCGGCCGCTGACCGACGGCGGCCTGCCGGCCGTGCTGTCGCAGACCTTCCGCACCCTGCTGCAGTCGCGCATGCAGGTCGGACTGGCGAAGTACGCGCAGCAGTACCCGGATGTCGACCAGTTGGTGTTCGAGCCCGGCGACGGCGCTTCGGAACTGTTCTTCCTCAACGCCTTCAGCTTCTCCACGCGCCATCGCGTGTGCGCGCTCGGGTACCGGCAGACGCTGGACGACCTGCGCAACCGCGCGGCCGAACTCGAACCGGTCCTCGGCGCGCACGGCATCGGACTGCGTCCGGAGATCCTTGCCGACGTCGACCGCACCCTGCTCGATGGCCTGCCGCCGCGGCGTACGCGGCGCACTGAAACCACCGCACGCCTGCACCGCGCGCTCGACGATGTCGAACGCCTGATCGACACGCCACCGCGCTGA
- a CDS encoding FFLEELY motif protein, translated as MTASDISARLARRLAWHQALHDPDYDPRARSHWLAELRRWQAARLRVSFAHFLEDPTRAPAANFFLGDVYGDRDFTRRDADIARILPTMRRLLPARLLETVSDAIELGALSQALDLHMVEALQRLAPRRRKLDDALYAEAYRDVGRAGLRRRQVRLIGRVGRGFGKALKMRGVSALLAFSRGPARLAGLTELQGFLERGYGAFEALGDPDAFVAEIERDEGEVSRRLFAGHPAPYALDD; from the coding sequence ATGACGGCATCCGACATTTCCGCCCGCCTCGCGCGACGGCTGGCGTGGCATCAGGCCCTGCACGACCCGGACTACGATCCGCGCGCCCGCTCGCACTGGCTGGCCGAACTCCGCCGCTGGCAGGCCGCACGCCTGCGCGTGAGCTTCGCGCACTTCCTCGAAGACCCGACGCGCGCGCCCGCCGCGAACTTCTTCCTCGGCGACGTCTACGGCGATCGCGACTTCACCCGGCGCGATGCCGACATCGCCCGGATCCTGCCGACGATGCGCCGGCTGTTGCCGGCGCGGTTGCTGGAGACGGTGTCGGACGCGATCGAACTCGGTGCGTTGAGCCAGGCGCTGGACCTGCACATGGTCGAAGCACTGCAACGCCTGGCGCCGCGGCGCCGCAAGCTCGACGACGCGCTGTACGCCGAGGCGTACCGCGACGTGGGCCGCGCGGGGCTGCGCCGGCGTCAGGTGCGGCTGATCGGCCGCGTGGGTCGCGGCTTCGGCAAGGCCTTGAAGATGCGCGGCGTGTCCGCGCTGCTGGCGTTCTCTCGCGGTCCGGCCCGGCTCGCGGGTCTGACCGAACTGCAGGGCTTCCTGGAACGCGGCTATGGCGCGTTCGAAGCGCTGGGCGATCCGGACGCGTTCGTCGCCGAGATCGAGCGCGACGAGGGCGAGGTGTCGCGGCGTCTGTTCGCCGGACACCCCGCGCCGTACGCGCTCGACGACTAG
- a CDS encoding polyhydroxyalkanoic acid system family protein: MAGIDITHPHSLPPAKARTAVEAVAKKLSERFDMKYGWDGDTLNFSRSGVDGAIALLPQSLHVTAKLGFLLSAMQGPIEAEIRRVLSEKF, from the coding sequence ATGGCTGGTATCGACATCACCCATCCCCACTCGCTGCCGCCGGCCAAGGCCCGCACCGCGGTCGAAGCCGTCGCCAAGAAGCTCTCCGAGCGCTTCGACATGAAGTACGGCTGGGACGGCGACACGCTGAACTTCAGCCGCTCGGGCGTCGACGGCGCGATCGCGCTGCTGCCGCAGAGCCTGCACGTGACCGCGAAGCTGGGCTTCCTGCTGTCGGCCATGCAGGGGCCGATCGAGGCCGAGATCCGCCGGGTGCTGTCCGAGAAGTTCTGA
- a CDS encoding FHA domain-containing protein, protein MTALKLRFPTPDEPELPLDIGVHGIGRGRAGALTPVSDGSEPSVRFCVDRRGVWLTVTEGVQGVHVNGRQVRRMAMLRTGDAIFVDGHELRLVSTTPVAAIAPAEDLDDADGSDADPRTVLRGVGGRYHGRSFTLDRPRLVGRHAEADIRIDEPGFADRHARLERVGGFVRLTDLGSADGSVVNGEPTRDAVLQAGDQVVFDAHHRFVVEAPARAGHSAGYDRAPEPQALVDASPERRGGGLPLPWLLLAAVVLAGLLSALLLFGAA, encoded by the coding sequence ATGACTGCGCTCAAGCTGCGATTCCCCACGCCCGACGAACCCGAACTGCCGCTCGACATCGGCGTGCACGGCATCGGCCGTGGCCGCGCGGGCGCATTGACGCCGGTGTCCGACGGCAGTGAGCCGAGCGTGCGCTTCTGTGTCGATCGCCGCGGCGTCTGGCTCACGGTCACCGAAGGCGTGCAGGGGGTGCACGTCAACGGCCGCCAGGTGCGGCGTATGGCGATGCTGCGCACCGGTGATGCGATCTTCGTCGACGGCCACGAGCTGCGGCTGGTGTCGACGACGCCCGTCGCGGCCATCGCGCCTGCAGAGGATCTCGATGACGCGGATGGCAGCGATGCCGATCCCCGCACTGTGCTGCGCGGCGTCGGCGGTCGCTATCACGGCCGCAGCTTCACCCTCGACCGGCCGCGTCTGGTCGGCCGTCATGCCGAAGCCGACATCCGCATCGACGAGCCCGGGTTCGCCGATCGCCACGCGCGTCTGGAACGCGTCGGCGGCTTCGTACGGCTGACCGATCTCGGCTCGGCCGACGGCAGCGTGGTCAATGGCGAACCGACCCGCGACGCGGTGCTGCAGGCCGGCGACCAGGTCGTATTCGACGCGCACCACCGCTTCGTCGTCGAAGCGCCTGCGCGCGCCGGCCACAGCGCCGGCTACGACCGTGCACCCGAACCGCAGGCGCTGGTGGACGCGTCGCCGGAGCGGCGTGGTGGCGGCCTGCCGTTGCCGTGGCTGTTGCTCGCCGCGGTGGTACTGGCAGGCTTGCTCAGCGCACTGCTGCTGTTCGGCGCGGCCTGA
- a CDS encoding sulfite oxidase heme-binding subunit YedZ has product MKAAPAARPARPATPAAIIAAKALVHLLCLAPLAWLGWRVWQVLGGANVDVLGAEPVVAIEHELGIGALRLLLITLAITPLRQITGWTAALRFRRMLGLYAFVYASVHFGVWLALDLVGDLSQVATEIAKRPFITVGFLAWLLLVPLAVTSTKGWMRRLGRKWGQLHKAIYPIAALAVLHFWWIVKSDWREPALYAGILAVLLGWRVWKAVQKRRLASAAGAHVATPRR; this is encoded by the coding sequence CTGAAGGCCGCACCGGCGGCTCGACCGGCCCGGCCGGCGACACCGGCGGCGATCATTGCTGCCAAGGCGCTGGTACACCTGCTGTGTCTGGCGCCGCTGGCGTGGCTGGGCTGGCGCGTGTGGCAGGTATTGGGCGGCGCGAACGTCGATGTGCTCGGCGCCGAGCCGGTGGTCGCGATCGAACACGAGCTCGGCATCGGCGCGCTGCGCCTGCTGCTGATCACGCTGGCGATCACGCCCCTGCGCCAGATCACCGGCTGGACCGCTGCGCTGCGGTTCCGGCGCATGCTCGGCCTGTATGCGTTCGTCTACGCCAGCGTGCACTTTGGCGTGTGGCTGGCGCTGGATCTGGTCGGCGACCTGTCGCAGGTCGCGACCGAAATCGCGAAGCGTCCGTTCATTACCGTGGGCTTCCTCGCGTGGCTGCTGCTGGTGCCACTCGCGGTCACGTCGACCAAGGGCTGGATGCGGCGTCTGGGTCGCAAGTGGGGGCAGCTGCACAAGGCGATCTATCCGATCGCCGCGCTTGCGGTTCTGCATTTCTGGTGGATCGTGAAATCGGACTGGCGCGAGCCGGCGCTGTACGCGGGCATTCTCGCGGTGCTGCTGGGCTGGCGGGTGTGGAAGGCGGTGCAGAAGCGGCGGCTGGCTAGCGCTGCCGGCGCCCACGTCGCAACGCCCAGACGATGA
- the msrP gene encoding protein-methionine-sulfoxide reductase catalytic subunit MsrP: protein MSLRDALRIRESEVTDETVYRDRRRLLALMATAPALTLAGCAEAEPPPASTTRVTPAQARSGFRTDEPLTRVEDITSYNNFYEFGTGKGDPSSAAKTLRTSPWTVEVGGECAKPGRVSFEDLLRGVANEERIYRLRCVEGWSMVIPWSGVPLASVLRKFEPNANAKYVAFTTLADREQMPGLRFRSINWPYREGLRIDEAMNPLAFLATGLYGKALPQQNGAPLRLVVPWKYGFKSIKSIVGIRFVERMPSTAWNDLQPSEYGFFSNVNPAVDHPRWSQKTERRIAGSGNRLLANRIDTRPFNGYADQVASLYSGMDLRKWY from the coding sequence ATGTCATTGCGCGATGCGTTGCGGATCCGGGAGTCCGAAGTCACCGACGAAACCGTCTATCGGGACCGGCGACGCCTGCTGGCGCTGATGGCCACCGCGCCTGCGCTTACCCTCGCCGGCTGCGCCGAAGCCGAGCCGCCGCCGGCGTCGACCACGCGGGTCACGCCCGCGCAGGCACGCAGCGGTTTCCGCACCGACGAGCCGCTGACGCGCGTCGAGGACATCACCAGCTACAACAACTTCTACGAGTTCGGCACCGGTAAGGGCGATCCGTCGAGCGCGGCGAAGACATTGCGCACCTCGCCGTGGACGGTCGAGGTCGGCGGCGAGTGCGCCAAGCCCGGACGCGTGTCGTTCGAGGACCTGCTGCGCGGCGTCGCCAACGAGGAACGCATCTACCGGCTGCGCTGCGTCGAGGGCTGGTCGATGGTGATCCCGTGGAGCGGCGTGCCGCTGGCCTCGGTGCTGCGCAAGTTCGAGCCTAACGCCAATGCGAAGTACGTGGCGTTCACCACGCTCGCCGATCGCGAACAGATGCCCGGCCTGCGTTTCCGCTCGATCAATTGGCCCTACCGCGAAGGCCTGCGCATCGACGAGGCCATGAACCCGCTCGCCTTCCTCGCCACCGGCCTGTACGGCAAGGCGCTGCCGCAGCAGAACGGCGCGCCGCTGCGACTGGTCGTGCCGTGGAAGTACGGCTTCAAGAGCATCAAGTCGATCGTCGGCATCCGCTTCGTCGAGCGTATGCCCAGCACCGCGTGGAACGATCTGCAGCCGTCGGAATACGGCTTCTTCAGCAACGTCAATCCGGCGGTCGACCATCCGCGCTGGAGCCAGAAGACCGAGCGGCGTATCGCCGGCAGCGGCAACCGCCTGCTCGCCAACCGCATCGACACGCGACCGTTCAATGGCTATGCCGACCAGGTGGCGTCGCTCTACTCGGGCATGGATCTGCGCAAGTGGTACTGA
- the serC gene encoding phosphoserine transaminase: MARAYNFAPGPAALPESVLKQAQADMLEWGDAGASIVEMSHRGPEFMEVATRAEADLRTLLGVPDDYAVLFLPGGATTAQALLPLNFANQGDTVDYVVTGHWGKTALKQLTPAVSVNIAASGEADGYRTIPARDSWRLTPGAAYVHITANETIHGVEYRPAWGETAPDTGDVPLFADFSSSIASEPIDISRYGVIYAGAQKNLGPVGISVVIVRRELLERAGMPRADVFNYSSQLANDSMLNTPPTWNWYVAGLVFRWMLDEGGTVAFNRRSDEKAALLYGAIDGSGGFYRNDIDAAVRSRMNVPFFLADEARNTAFLDGAREAGLIGLKGHRVLGGMRASIYNAMPVDGVRSLVAYMQDFQKTHG; encoded by the coding sequence ATGGCGCGTGCTTACAACTTTGCCCCGGGACCGGCGGCCCTGCCTGAAAGTGTGCTGAAACAGGCGCAGGCGGACATGCTGGAGTGGGGTGATGCCGGCGCGTCGATCGTCGAGATGAGCCACCGCGGACCGGAGTTCATGGAGGTCGCCACACGCGCCGAAGCCGATCTTCGCACGCTGCTCGGTGTGCCCGATGACTACGCCGTGCTGTTCCTCCCGGGCGGCGCGACGACGGCCCAGGCGCTGCTACCGCTGAACTTCGCGAACCAGGGCGACACGGTCGATTACGTCGTCACCGGCCACTGGGGCAAGACCGCGCTCAAGCAGCTCACCCCGGCGGTGTCGGTGAACATTGCCGCGAGCGGCGAGGCCGACGGTTACCGGACGATTCCCGCGCGCGACTCCTGGCGGCTGACGCCGGGCGCGGCCTATGTGCACATCACCGCGAACGAGACCATCCACGGCGTCGAGTACCGGCCGGCCTGGGGCGAAACCGCGCCCGACACCGGCGACGTGCCGTTGTTCGCCGATTTCAGTTCCAGCATCGCGTCGGAGCCGATCGACATCTCGCGCTACGGCGTGATCTACGCCGGCGCGCAGAAGAATCTCGGGCCGGTCGGCATCTCGGTGGTCATCGTTCGCCGCGAATTGCTCGAGCGTGCCGGCATGCCGCGCGCCGACGTCTTCAATTACAGCTCGCAGCTCGCCAACGACTCGATGCTCAACACGCCGCCGACCTGGAACTGGTACGTGGCCGGTCTCGTATTCCGCTGGATGCTCGACGAGGGCGGCACCGTGGCATTCAACCGCCGCAGCGACGAGAAAGCTGCGCTGCTCTACGGCGCGATCGACGGCTCGGGCGGCTTCTATCGCAACGACATCGATGCCGCCGTGCGCTCGCGCATGAACGTGCCGTTCTTCCTCGCCGACGAAGCGCGCAATACCGCCTTCCTCGACGGCGCGCGCGAGGCCGGACTGATCGGCCTCAAGGGCCACCGCGTGCTCGGCGGCATGCGCGCGTCCATCTACAACGCGATGCCGGTCGACGGCGTCCGCAGCCTCGTTGCCTACATGCAGGATTTCCAGAAGACCCATGGCTGA
- the pheA gene encoding prephenate dehydratase, whose product MADSKKKTPVAAQAKKPAAAKVDAVKAAPTASVARPDLDAVRAQIDGIDHQIQTLIAERAQFARQVGKAKGKLAAAVDYYRPEREAQVLRRVVDRNDGPLSDTELVRLFREIMSACLAQQEPLKIGYLGPEGTFSQQAVHKQFGHSAKGLPLASIEEVFDEVAAGNADFGVVPVENSGQGTIQSTLDMFLTSPLKICGEVELRVHQYLLSRTGRIEDIERVYSHGLSLAQCKQWLRENLPGVEKHAVVSNAEAVRRAKKSDDAAAIAGENAAHVYGMQVLAGPIEDRSDNTTRFLVIGRGAFPTSGNDRTSLMVFIRDQPGALYRILEPLARRDISMNRIESRPAHGALWQYAFFIEVNGHVDESPLKDALGEIDAFAGEVRVLGSYPVAVP is encoded by the coding sequence ATGGCTGATTCGAAGAAGAAGACCCCGGTGGCCGCACAGGCGAAGAAGCCGGCGGCTGCGAAGGTCGACGCGGTGAAGGCCGCTCCTACCGCAAGCGTCGCCAGGCCCGATCTCGACGCGGTCCGCGCGCAGATCGACGGCATCGACCACCAGATCCAGACGCTGATCGCCGAGCGCGCGCAGTTCGCGCGCCAGGTCGGCAAGGCCAAGGGCAAGCTCGCCGCGGCCGTCGACTATTACCGGCCCGAGCGCGAGGCGCAGGTGCTGCGCCGTGTCGTCGACCGTAACGACGGCCCGCTGTCGGATACCGAACTCGTGCGCCTGTTCCGCGAGATCATGTCGGCGTGTCTCGCGCAGCAGGAACCGCTGAAGATCGGCTACCTCGGGCCGGAAGGCACGTTCTCGCAGCAGGCCGTGCACAAGCAGTTCGGCCATTCGGCCAAGGGCCTGCCGCTGGCGAGCATCGAGGAGGTGTTCGACGAGGTCGCTGCCGGCAACGCCGATTTCGGCGTGGTGCCGGTGGAGAATTCGGGGCAGGGCACGATCCAGTCGACGCTCGACATGTTCCTGACCTCGCCGCTGAAGATCTGCGGTGAAGTGGAACTCCGCGTGCACCAGTACCTGCTGTCGCGCACCGGTCGCATCGAGGACATCGAGCGCGTGTATTCGCATGGCCTGTCGCTCGCGCAATGCAAGCAATGGCTGCGCGAGAACCTGCCGGGCGTCGAAAAGCACGCGGTGGTCAGCAATGCCGAAGCCGTGCGCCGTGCCAAGAAGTCCGACGACGCGGCGGCGATCGCCGGCGAGAACGCCGCGCACGTCTACGGCATGCAGGTGCTCGCAGGTCCGATCGAAGACCGCAGCGACAACACCACGCGCTTCCTGGTGATCGGTCGGGGCGCGTTCCCGACCTCGGGCAACGACCGCACCTCGCTGATGGTCTTCATCCGCGACCAGCCGGGCGCGCTGTACCGCATCCTCGAACCGTTGGCACGTCGCGACATCAGCATGAACCGCATCGAGTCGCGCCCCGCGCATGGTGCGCTGTGGCAGTACGCGTTCTTCATCGAGGTCAACGGCCACGTCGACGAGTCGCCGCTGAAGGACGCGCTGGGTGAGATCGACGCGTTCGCCGGCGAGGTGCGCGTGCTCGGGTCCTACCCGGTCGCCGTGCCGTGA
- the aroA gene encoding 3-phosphoshikimate 1-carboxyvinyltransferase has product MSEASWIAAPGAPLRGEVRVPGDKSVSHRAIMLAALADGTSRIEGFLEGEDARATEAIFRSLGVAIDTPAPGIRVVHGVGIDGLRAADGPLDCGNAGTGMRLIAGLLAGQVFDSTLVGDASLSKRPMRRVTEPLAQMGARIDTGEGGVPPLHIHGGTPLTGIEFDNVLASAQVKSCLLLAGLYADGETVVHETRPTRDYTERMLAAFGWPIEFAPGIARLSGGHRLRATDVRVPADFSSAAFFLVAASIVPGSDLLLRRVGMNPRRTGLLHVLRLMGADIVESDSGEEGGEPVADLRVRSAPLHGIDVPEQHVPDMIDEFPALFIAAACASGVTRVTGAHELRVKESDRIATMAAGLRALDVEIEEAPDGATITGRADGVGGGCVDSHGDHRIAMSFAIAGQRSRGEVVIGDTANVATSFPGFLELAETAGFALRNG; this is encoded by the coding sequence GTGAGCGAGGCGTCGTGGATCGCGGCGCCGGGTGCGCCGCTGCGCGGTGAAGTGCGGGTGCCGGGCGACAAGTCGGTCTCGCACCGCGCGATCATGCTGGCCGCGCTCGCCGACGGCACCTCGCGCATTGAAGGCTTTCTCGAAGGCGAGGACGCACGCGCGACCGAGGCGATCTTCCGCAGCCTCGGCGTCGCGATCGACACGCCGGCGCCGGGTATCCGCGTCGTGCACGGCGTAGGCATCGATGGCCTGCGCGCCGCCGACGGCCCGCTCGACTGCGGCAATGCCGGCACCGGCATGCGTCTGATCGCCGGCCTGCTCGCGGGTCAGGTGTTCGACAGCACGCTGGTCGGCGATGCGTCGCTGTCGAAGCGCCCGATGCGTCGCGTCACCGAACCGCTGGCGCAGATGGGTGCGCGCATCGACACCGGCGAAGGTGGCGTGCCGCCGCTGCACATCCACGGTGGCACCCCGCTGACCGGCATCGAATTCGACAACGTGCTCGCCAGCGCGCAGGTGAAATCCTGCCTGCTGCTCGCGGGTCTGTACGCGGATGGCGAGACCGTTGTGCACGAAACCCGTCCGACACGCGATTACACCGAACGCATGCTCGCCGCGTTCGGCTGGCCGATCGAATTCGCGCCGGGCATCGCGCGTCTCAGCGGCGGTCATCGCCTGCGCGCGACGGACGTGCGCGTACCGGCGGACTTCTCGTCGGCCGCATTCTTCCTCGTCGCCGCGTCGATCGTGCCCGGTTCCGATCTGCTGCTGCGCCGTGTCGGCATGAATCCGCGTCGCACCGGCCTGCTGCATGTGTTGCGCCTGATGGGCGCGGACATCGTCGAATCCGATTCGGGCGAGGAGGGTGGCGAGCCGGTGGCCGACCTCCGTGTGCGCTCCGCACCGCTGCACGGCATCGATGTGCCTGAGCAACACGTGCCGGACATGATCGACGAGTTCCCGGCGCTGTTCATCGCCGCGGCCTGTGCATCGGGCGTGACCCGGGTGACCGGCGCGCACGAACTGCGGGTCAAGGAATCGGACCGCATCGCGACGATGGCCGCAGGCCTGCGGGCGCTCGATGTCGAGATCGAAGAAGCGCCCGATGGCGCGACGATCACCGGACGCGCGGATGGCGTCGGCGGTGGTTGCGTCGACAGCCATGGCGACCACCGCATCGCGATGTCGTTCGCGATCGCCGGTCAGCGCTCGCGCGGAGAGGTCGTCATCGGCGACACCGCGAATGTCGCGACTTCGTTTCCGGGGTTTCTGGAGCTGGCGGAGACCGCAGGATTCGCGCTGCGCAACGGTTGA
- a CDS encoding energy transducer TonB: MNDPVQRPIDPPPQDPPRKGSSPLVWILLLVVLVALGWYALTQRGTTDAPELPPTPVIDDPAAPPAEREPATRTTPRADTTPARPADREARPVAQPEIPYPPAAARSREEGSLILLVQVDANGNATDVTVEKRSGSRDLDRAAQQAVRDWKFEPAIKSGKPTASAVRVPIEFTLQDAG, encoded by the coding sequence ATGAACGACCCGGTGCAGCGTCCCATCGATCCCCCGCCGCAGGACCCGCCGCGCAAGGGCTCCAGCCCGCTCGTGTGGATCCTGTTGCTCGTCGTCCTCGTCGCACTCGGCTGGTATGCGCTGACCCAGCGCGGTACCACTGACGCGCCAGAGCTGCCGCCGACGCCGGTCATCGACGATCCGGCCGCCCCGCCCGCCGAACGCGAGCCCGCGACCCGCACCACGCCGCGTGCGGATACGACGCCCGCACGTCCCGCCGATCGCGAGGCACGCCCGGTCGCGCAGCCGGAGATTCCATATCCGCCGGCCGCAGCACGCAGCCGCGAGGAAGGGTCGCTGATCCTGCTGGTGCAGGTGGACGCGAACGGCAACGCCACCGACGTGACCGTGGAGAAGCGCAGCGGTTCGCGTGATCTCGATCGCGCCGCGCAGCAGGCGGTGCGCGACTGGAAGTTCGAGCCGGCGATCAAGAGCGGCAAGCCGACCGCGAGCGCGGTCCGCGTGCCGATCGAGTTCACGCTGCAGGATGCGGGCTGA
- a CDS encoding energy transducer TonB codes for MSASSPPLSVRLRRTVRDVMPSGRAWWFVVGGCVAGVLLFAVLWLARPSTDAAGDGEDTSAVAGDRAMTPLPAPLPAAGSTDRGFDYASPQDTRTPVRIDAHVPQTAPAPAPVAAPVDQAPAAPVTTAATDLPTSVPRPVSTQQPEYPRASMRRGERGDVLLLVKVGADGRVDGVDVVSSSQHRRLDRAAVSAVRRWRFEPAMRDGQPVAGELRIPFSFAPEGG; via the coding sequence ATGTCCGCTTCGTCTCCGCCTTTGTCCGTCCGCTTGCGCCGCACCGTGCGCGACGTGATGCCGAGCGGGCGCGCGTGGTGGTTCGTGGTCGGGGGCTGCGTCGCAGGTGTGCTGCTGTTCGCGGTGCTGTGGCTGGCGCGTCCGTCGACAGATGCCGCTGGCGACGGCGAAGACACTTCTGCAGTGGCCGGCGACCGTGCGATGACGCCCCTGCCCGCGCCGTTGCCCGCCGCCGGCAGTACCGACCGGGGCTTCGATTACGCCAGCCCGCAGGACACGCGCACGCCGGTACGTATCGATGCGCACGTGCCGCAGACCGCGCCGGCGCCCGCGCCTGTCGCAGCGCCCGTGGACCAGGCGCCCGCGGCGCCGGTCACGACGGCGGCCACCGATCTGCCGACCAGCGTGCCGCGTCCGGTCTCTACCCAGCAGCCCGAATATCCACGCGCATCGATGCGACGTGGCGAGCGAGGCGATGTGTTGTTGCTGGTCAAGGTCGGCGCGGACGGTCGCGTCGATGGCGTCGATGTCGTCAGCAGCAGCCAGCATCGCCGTCTCGATCGCGCGGCCGTCTCCGCAGTGCGTCGCTGGCGCTTCGAACCGGCGATGCGCGACGGCCAGCCGGTCGCCGGCGAGTTGCGGATTCCGTTCTCGTTCGCGCCCGAAGGCGGCTGA